The following are encoded together in the Tamandua tetradactyla isolate mTamTet1 chromosome 14, mTamTet1.pri, whole genome shotgun sequence genome:
- the POLR2M gene encoding protein GRINL1A isoform X2: protein MRTVAMRWRKLHQAWDNLNMLFPASMLEVSRKFICKLPDKGKKILDCAARLKAALAEREEFRGKSELFHPVRLGCKPRQTVVVAVDVDTDKTQNSDQILDTSSLIPNCSSVDNIKSSKTTSQKQGIADLTNKSDEETTEAKCTVNESPGSSVRIGATFSSIASEHLPQRCVSGQAEDISSSSDSLFIDRLQKITITDQGEHGSEENTSTTNLTDLHSRTQKKPHYVEVLEMRAKNPVPPLHKFKTNILPLQHSDSSSHYQRRGSPVSSEERRHRDKKHLDDITAARLLPLHHMPTQLLSIEESLALQKQQKQNYEEMQAKLAAQKLTERLNIKMQSYNPEGETSRKYREVRDEGDDQSSDDEL, encoded by the exons ATGAGAACGGTGGCCATGAGATGGAGAAAATTACATCAAGCATGGGATAATTTGAATATGTTGTTTCCAGCGTCCATGCTGGAAGTTTCCAG AAAATTCATTTGCAAATTGCCCGACAAAGGTAAAAAGATCTTAGACTGTGCTGCCAGACTGAAAGCAGCCCTTGCCGAACGTGAAGAATTTAGAGGAAAAAGCGAACTGTTTCATCCCGTTAGATTAGGCTGTAAACCAAGGCAAACTGTGGTTGTAGCAGTTGATGTGGACACAGATAAGACCCAGAATTCTGATCAGATACTTGATACTTCATCACTAATTCCTAACTGTTCCTCTGTGGATAACATCAAGTCATCTAAAACAACCTCACAAAAACAGGGAATTGCAGATCTCACTAACAAAAGCGATGAAGAGACCACAGAGGCAAAGTGCACAGTGAACGAGAGCCCAGGGTCGAGCGTCAGAATCGGTGCAACTTTCTCATCTATAGCTAGTGAGCATCTTCCTCAGCGTTGTGTTTCAGGTCAAGCAGAAGATATTTCCAGCAGCTCTGACAGCCTGTTTATTGATAGATTACAGAAGATCACAATTACAGACCAAGGTGAACACGGCTCTGAAGAAAACACAAGCACTACTAACTTGACAGATCTTCATAGCAGGACTCAGAAGAAGCCCCATTACGTGGAAGTGCTAGAAATGCGAGCCAAAAATCCAGTGCCCCCActacataaatttaaaacaaatat ATTACCTTTGCAACATAGTGATTCATCTAGTCATTATCAAAGAAGAGGGTCTCCTGTTTCCTCAGAAGAAAGGCGACACAGGGATAAGAAACATCTTGATGACATCACAGCTGCTCGGCTTCTGCCACTTCACCATATGCCTACCCAGCTGCTCTCCATAGAGGAGTCTTTGGCACTTCAGAAACAGCAGAAACAGAATTATGAG gagatgcAAGCCAAACTCGCagcacaaaaattaactgaaagacTGAATATTAAAATGCAGAGCTATAATCCAGAAGGGGAGACTTCAAGGAAATACCGAGAAGTAAGGGATGAAGGTGATGATCAGTCCTCCGATGATGAATTGTGA
- the POLR2M gene encoding protein GRINL1A isoform X1: protein MSSLPRGFEPQALEDLGQRSLAELREMLKRQERLLRNEKFICKLPDKGKKILDCAARLKAALAEREEFRGKSELFHPVRLGCKPRQTVVVAVDVDTDKTQNSDQILDTSSLIPNCSSVDNIKSSKTTSQKQGIADLTNKSDEETTEAKCTVNESPGSSVRIGATFSSIASEHLPQRCVSGQAEDISSSSDSLFIDRLQKITITDQGEHGSEENTSTTNLTDLHSRTQKKPHYVEVLEMRAKNPVPPLHKFKTNILPLQHSDSSSHYQRRGSPVSSEERRHRDKKHLDDITAARLLPLHHMPTQLLSIEESLALQKQQKQNYEEMQAKLAAQKLTERLNIKMQSYNPEGETSRKYREVRDEGDDQSSDDEL, encoded by the exons ATGTCCTCGCTGCCCCGCGGCTTCGAGCCCCAGGCTCTCGAGGACTTGGGGCAGCGGAGTTTGGCGGAGCTGCGGGAGATGTTGAAGCGCCAGGAGAGACTTTTGCGCAACGA AAAATTCATTTGCAAATTGCCCGACAAAGGTAAAAAGATCTTAGACTGTGCTGCCAGACTGAAAGCAGCCCTTGCCGAACGTGAAGAATTTAGAGGAAAAAGCGAACTGTTTCATCCCGTTAGATTAGGCTGTAAACCAAGGCAAACTGTGGTTGTAGCAGTTGATGTGGACACAGATAAGACCCAGAATTCTGATCAGATACTTGATACTTCATCACTAATTCCTAACTGTTCCTCTGTGGATAACATCAAGTCATCTAAAACAACCTCACAAAAACAGGGAATTGCAGATCTCACTAACAAAAGCGATGAAGAGACCACAGAGGCAAAGTGCACAGTGAACGAGAGCCCAGGGTCGAGCGTCAGAATCGGTGCAACTTTCTCATCTATAGCTAGTGAGCATCTTCCTCAGCGTTGTGTTTCAGGTCAAGCAGAAGATATTTCCAGCAGCTCTGACAGCCTGTTTATTGATAGATTACAGAAGATCACAATTACAGACCAAGGTGAACACGGCTCTGAAGAAAACACAAGCACTACTAACTTGACAGATCTTCATAGCAGGACTCAGAAGAAGCCCCATTACGTGGAAGTGCTAGAAATGCGAGCCAAAAATCCAGTGCCCCCActacataaatttaaaacaaatat ATTACCTTTGCAACATAGTGATTCATCTAGTCATTATCAAAGAAGAGGGTCTCCTGTTTCCTCAGAAGAAAGGCGACACAGGGATAAGAAACATCTTGATGACATCACAGCTGCTCGGCTTCTGCCACTTCACCATATGCCTACCCAGCTGCTCTCCATAGAGGAGTCTTTGGCACTTCAGAAACAGCAGAAACAGAATTATGAG gagatgcAAGCCAAACTCGCagcacaaaaattaactgaaagacTGAATATTAAAATGCAGAGCTATAATCCAGAAGGGGAGACTTCAAGGAAATACCGAGAAGTAAGGGATGAAGGTGATGATCAGTCCTCCGATGATGAATTGTGA